GACTCAACTATTGAAACACCACAAAAGCGCTTTAGCGAAGGTGTTGATTACGTGGCTATTCATCCTGTGCGTGCATTTTTAATTCAATTTTTAAACATCGCCGGTGTAGGTCCTATTTTTGGTCCTATTCTTGGTGCCTTATACGGACCCGTTGCACTAGTTTGGATTGTACTAGGTAACGTGTTAGGTGGTGCTGTTCACGACTTCTTCTCAGGTGTTATGAGTATAAAAGAAGACGGAAAAAGCCTGCCAGAAATAGCCGGACATTACTACAACATTGTATTTAAAGGCTTTATGCTGATATTTACTGCCATGCTACTATTTTTTGTAGGTGTAGTATTTATTATGAGCCCTGCGGGCTTATTAAGTAACCTTGATTTTTTTGAAGGTACAATACTGGCAAGTAACACCTTTTGGGTGCTGGCTATTTTAGCGTATTACTTTTTAGCTACCTTGCTACCAATTGATAAAATTATTACTAAATTTTACCCAGTTTTTGGTGCTTTAATGATTGTAATGACAGTTGCTATTGCAGTTTCGTTATTGATTAACGCGCCACACTTACCCGTTGCAGGTGACTTTTTAGCTTACTTTAGCGCTGATCATGCACATGACTTTTTAGAGCCAAATCCGGATGGTTTACCTACGTGGCCTTTGTTATTTATAACAATTACCTGTGGCGCTATTAGTGGTTTTCACTCAACGCAAGCACCTATTATTGCACGCTGTTTAACAAACGAAAAATATGTACGCCCGGTATATTACGGCGCTATGATGTGTGAAGGTATTGTTGGTTGTGTTTGGGCACTTGCTGGTATTGCAGCATTCCCAGAAGGTTATGCCGGTTTAAAAGCATTACTTGATCAAGGTGGCCCTGGTTTAGTGGTTAATCATATTGCTAATAGCTACTTAGGTGTATTTGGTGGTGTTATGGCTATTATTGCTGTAGCTGTGTTCCCAATCACTTCAGGTGATACTGCGTTCCGTTCACTGCGTTTAACCGTAGTTGATGCGTTTAATATTCCGCAAAGCTTACGTAACCGTTTATTAGTAGCGATTCCAATTTTAGCGATTGCTTACTTTATGACTAAACTCGACTTCTCGGTTATTTGGCGCTACTTTGCGTTCTCAAACATGCTGCTTTCTACTAGCGTATTATGGCTGGCAACTAAGTACTTGTTTGACCGCGGTGCATTCCATTGGATTGCCAGTATTCCTGCAGTAATCGCCACAGCAGTGACGCTTTCATACATTATGACAGCGGCAATAGGTCTTAACTTATCAAGTGATATGGGTAAGCCAATTGGTGCAGTGGTAGCGGTAATTGGTTTTATTACACTTGCCATAGTGCACTCTAAGCACAAAGGCAGAGTAAAAGTTATTAATTAAAAAATGACCATAAATCATAAGTGTTAATTAAAAACGAGCAGCTAAACCTGCTCGTTTTTTTATGCCCAATAATAAAGCTCCATCACACTTACGGCTAAATAACATGACTTAATTTAATGCCACTAATATAACTGCTATTATTTGTTAATTGCTTTAACTGAGTTAGGAAATACAAAATGAAAATAGCCGCTGATTTTAGTAAGCGCGTTGTTGTACATAGTGAAAAACTAGAGTGGGTAGCCTCGCCAATGGCGGGAGTGCATAGACGCCCTTTGGACAGAGTAGGCGATGAAGTTGCCCGCGCCACAAGCATAGTACGCTATGCGCCTGGTAGTGAATTTTCGCCGCATATACATACAGGTGGTGAAGAATTTTTAGTGCTCGATGGCGTATTTCAAGATGAACACGGCGATTACCCTGTAGGTAGTTATATTCGCAACCCTCCCCAGTCAAAGCACAAACCGGGATCTCAGGGAGGCTGCGTAATATTTGTAAAATTGTGGCAGTTTCAACCACAAGATAGACAGCATGTGTGCTTACACACTAAAAAAATGCAAGGCGTTCCGCATCCCCAGTTTAACAATGTTAGCGTAATTTCTTTATATAAAGATGACTTTGAAGAGGTGAGCTTACTGCACTTTAAACCTAACGCCGAGATGGTTATAAATGCAAAGGATGGGGCTGAGCTGTTAGTACTTGAGGGTTTGCTTAACGAGAAAACAGATACCCTTATTAAAAATAGTTGGTTAAGAGTGCCTATTAATAGCACTGTTAATGCTAAAGCAGGAAGTACAGGCGCAACAGTTTGGCTTAAAACCGGTTATTTAACTGATGTAGCAAACCAAATCACTCGATTAAAAAATGCATAAGTAACCACTTCAAATGAAGTAGCAAAACACCCGTTATAGCTGAGTTTTAAGTTGTATCAGTATGAGCGCTAAGCTATCACCTATACTCAAAGTACATTTATTGTAAGAGTACTCATTATGGTTGGTTTAACGCACGGTTTGTCTATTGGCATTGAACGCTCAGGAAGTGA
This genomic stretch from Pseudoalteromonas translucida KMM 520 harbors:
- a CDS encoding carbon starvation protein A — protein: MIIFFICITILILGYKFYSPFVEKQAGLDSTIETPQKRFSEGVDYVAIHPVRAFLIQFLNIAGVGPIFGPILGALYGPVALVWIVLGNVLGGAVHDFFSGVMSIKEDGKSLPEIAGHYYNIVFKGFMLIFTAMLLFFVGVVFIMSPAGLLSNLDFFEGTILASNTFWVLAILAYYFLATLLPIDKIITKFYPVFGALMIVMTVAIAVSLLINAPHLPVAGDFLAYFSADHAHDFLEPNPDGLPTWPLLFITITCGAISGFHSTQAPIIARCLTNEKYVRPVYYGAMMCEGIVGCVWALAGIAAFPEGYAGLKALLDQGGPGLVVNHIANSYLGVFGGVMAIIAVAVFPITSGDTAFRSLRLTVVDAFNIPQSLRNRLLVAIPILAIAYFMTKLDFSVIWRYFAFSNMLLSTSVLWLATKYLFDRGAFHWIASIPAVIATAVTLSYIMTAAIGLNLSSDMGKPIGAVVAVIGFITLAIVHSKHKGRVKVIN
- a CDS encoding cupin domain-containing protein; the protein is MKIAADFSKRVVVHSEKLEWVASPMAGVHRRPLDRVGDEVARATSIVRYAPGSEFSPHIHTGGEEFLVLDGVFQDEHGDYPVGSYIRNPPQSKHKPGSQGGCVIFVKLWQFQPQDRQHVCLHTKKMQGVPHPQFNNVSVISLYKDDFEEVSLLHFKPNAEMVINAKDGAELLVLEGLLNEKTDTLIKNSWLRVPINSTVNAKAGSTGATVWLKTGYLTDVANQITRLKNA